In Panthera uncia isolate 11264 unplaced genomic scaffold, Puncia_PCG_1.0 HiC_scaffold_1656, whole genome shotgun sequence, the following proteins share a genomic window:
- the LOC125917285 gene encoding gastrin/cholecystokinin type B receptor, whose protein sequence is LELAIRITLYAVIFLMSVGGNVLIIVVLGLSRRLRTVTNAFLLSLAVSDLLLAVACMPFTLLPNLMGTFIFGTVVCKAVSYLMGVSVSVSTLSLVAIALERYSAICRPLQARVWQTRSHAARVIIATWMLSGLLMVPYPVYTAVQPVGSRVLQCVHRWPSAHVRQTWSVLLLLLLFFVPGVVMAVAYGLISRELYLGLRFDEDSDNENQSRVRSQRGLRSGAGPGSAQPNGRCRPETGLAGEDGDGCYVQLPRSRQTLELSALTAPTPGPGCGPRPYQAKLLAKKRVVRMLLVIVVLFFLCWLPLYSANTWRAFDSSGAHRALSGAPISFIHLLSYASACVNPLVYCFMHRRFRQACLETCARCCPRPPRARPRPLPDEDPPTPSIASLSRLSYTTISTLGPG, encoded by the exons AACTGGAGCTGGCCATCAGGATCACCCTTTATGCAGTGATCTTTCTGATGAGTGTTGGAGGAAATGTGCTCATCATCGTGGTCCTGGGACTGAGCCGCCGCCTGAGGACTGTCACCAACGCCTTCCTGCTCTCACTGGCAGTCAGCGACCTCCTGCTGGCTGTGGCTTGCATGCCCTTCACCCTCCTGCCCAATCTCATGGGCACATTCATCTTTGGCACAGTCGTCTGTAAGGCGGTTTCCTACCTCATGG GGGTGTCTGTAAGCGTGTCCACACTAAGCCTTGTGGCCATCGCCCTGGAGCGATACAGTGCCATCTGCCGACCACTGCAGGCACGAGTGTGGCAGACACGGTCCCACGCAGCTCGTGTGATCATAGCCACGTGGATGCTCTCTGGACTGCTCATGGTGCCCTATCCCGTGTACACCGCCGTACAGCCAGTAGGGTCCCGTGTGCTGCAGTGCGTGCATCGCTGGCCCAGTGCACATGTTCGCCAAACCTG GTCCGTACTGCTGCTCCTGCTCTTGTTCTTCGTCCCGGGTGTGGTTATGGCTGTGGCCTACGGGCTCATCTCCCGTGAGCTCTACTTAGGGCTTCGCTTTGACGAAGACAGTGACAATGAGAACCAGAGCCGAGTCAGAAGCCAAAGAGGGCTGCGGAGCGGGGCAGGACCAG GTTCTGCCCAACCCAATGGGCGTTGCCGGCCGGAGACCGGGCTGGCTGGAGAGGATGGCGATGGCTGTTACGTGCAGCTTCCGCGCTCTCGTCAGACCCTGGAGCTGTCCGCGCTGACGGCGCCCACACCTGGGCCAGGATGTGGCCCCCGGCCCTACCAGGCCAAGCTGTTGGCTAAGAAGCGCGTGGTGCGGATGCTACTGGTGATCGTtgtgctttttttcctgtgttggttGCCATTGTACAGTGCCAACACGTGGCGCGCCTTTGACAGCTCTGGTGCGCACCGCGCGCTTTCGGGAGCGCCCATCTCTTTCATCCACTTGCTGAGCTACGCCTCAGCCTGTGTCAACCCCCTGGTCTACTGCTTCATGCACCGTCGCTTTCGCCAGGCCTGCCTTGAGACATGTGCCCGCTGCTGCCCCAGGCCTCCACGAGCTCGCCCCAGGCCTCTTCCAGATGAGGACCCGCCCACCCCCTCCATCGCTTCACTGTCCAGGCTGAGCTACACCACCATCAGCACGCTGGGGCCTGGctga